One window of the Zea mays cultivar B73 chromosome 3, Zm-B73-REFERENCE-NAM-5.0, whole genome shotgun sequence genome contains the following:
- the LOC100381556 gene encoding uncharacterized protein isoform X1, whose protein sequence is MGSWEENVRQFLLEEEEDDDELFFVILPAIIPYLSEEKRPIHTSSLTGAKKVKEILEGHESWCKSEFRMEKEIFKATSNFLRRENLLRDTRGVSVEKQLGMFMYMISHNASNQMLQKAFQHSGETIHRKISEVFEIVPILTQRFVKLPSSVQTHARIATDSRFMPFFQNCLGAIDGTHVSITIAEDRAPPYRNRKGTLSHNVMVVCDFDLNFTFVSCGWEGSASDAGVLRSAISKRFSVPEGKFYLVDGGYANTPSYIAPYRGVRYHLSQFRRSRSSQSGYANYKELFNHRHAILRNHIERAIGVLKKRFPILKVDTFHPIENQIKIAAAAITFHNIIRGQNGDEGWLDNQLDYISPSHYIGVTWYLQSAEWKQHMKLTRKRKMDDLLGYVSLSCACCISCYREDRGPGE, encoded by the exons ATGGGTTCTTGGGAGGAGAATGTTAGGCAATTTTTGTTggaggaggaggaagatgatgatgaactaTTCTTTGTTATTCTCCCTGCTATAATCCCATACCTCTCGGAAGAGAAAAGACCCATCCACACATCCTCCCTCACCGGTGCTAAAAAGGTTAAAGAAATTCTTGAAGGGCATGAGAGCTGGTGCAAATCTGAGTTTAGAATGGAAAAGGAAATATTCAAAGCCACGTCAAATTTTCTTAGAAGGGAGAATTTACTACGTGACACACGAGGAGTTAGTGTTGAGAAGCAACTTGGGATGTTCATGTATATGATCTCCCACAACGCCAGTAACCAAATGCTACAAAAGGCTTTTCAACACAGTGGAGAGACTATCCATCGAAAAATATCTGAAGTTTTTGAGATAGTTCCCATACTAACTCAACGATTTGTGAAGCTTCCTAGCTCAGTTCAAACTCATGCTAGGATTGCAACAGATTCTAGGTTCATGCCCTTTTTTCAG AATTGCCTTGGTGCCATTGACGGCACACATGTATCCATCACTATCGCAGAAGATAGGGCCCCTCCAtatagaaatagaaaaggaactcTTTCACACAATGTTATGGTAGTCTGCGACTTTGATCTCAATTTTACATTTGTCTCGTGTGGATGGGAAGGGTCGGCATCAGACGCAGGGGTGCTTCGATCTGCTATTAGCAAAAGATTTAGTGTGCCAGAAGGAAAGTTTTATCTTGTAGATGGTGGGTATGCAAATACACCATCATACATTGCACCATACAGAGGTGTTCGATACCATCTCAGTCAATTTAGGAGGAGTCGTTCATCACAAAGTGGTTATGCAAACTACAAAGAGTTATTCAATCATCGCCATGCAATTCTCCGCAACCATATAGAGAGGGCCATTGGTGTTCTTAAGAAAAGGTTCCCAATTCTAAAAGTAGACACATTCCATCCCATAGAAAATCAAATCAAGATCGCAGCTGCAGCCATTACATTTCACAACATAATTAGAGGGCAAAATGGTGATGAAGGATGGCTGGACAACCAACTAGATTATATATCTCCAAGCCATTACATTGGTGTTACTTGGTACTTGCAGAGTGCTGAGTGGAAGCAACATATGAAGCTGACACGGAAAAGGAAAATGGATGATCTCCTTGGTTATGTTTCCCTGTCTTGTGCATGCTGCATTTCCTGCTACCGTGAAGACCGGGGTCCAGGAGAGTAG